CTTTCGCCCGCCCGTGCCGTTCTCATCAGCTGCCAACAGAATATTGGCATGCATGATGGTTTTTGCCGGGGCGGAACCCCTGGAAACGATCTTGAGCAGGGTCTTCCGCTCCTCATCAGAAAGACGGACATGGTATCTTATTTTTGGCAAGGCATACCCCTCCCTCCTGAGAAGAGTATACCACGAAAATGAGTTTCATTATGGTTTAAGATTTAACAAACTACTAGCTAGGCTTTACCGGTTAGTTTCCTGCTGTGATTCATAAGCGTATAAATGGGCGGTTACCAGAGTTACTTGGTCACCACTCCCAGGATAGCGCCTCGTCAAGTGTTTTCGGGACCTCTTGCATGACGATATCTTCCACCGCATTTTGAGCAACATTGTAGACTAAGTAAGCAACAATATGGTTGCCATTAATCGCAGGATAACAGGAAAGAAGCAGTTTTTTACCGTCCGGCGACCATTGGATGCGAGGACGAAGGTAGATTCCGCTGACTTCTTGATCAAATATACCGCGTTCGTTGAACGCCGCCAGAACTGTCTTCGGGTTTACCAGCCTATAAAACTGATGGTTTTGGGAATCGTACAGATAAGCACAATAGTCCCTTCCCGACTTTCCATCCAAAGTCTTCATATTGATAAACGCCCCGTAAACGCTGTCGGGTGACCAGCAGACCCGTCCGAATAAACCGCTTTCATCCAGAGTATAGATCCGGCCCTCATCGAAAACCCTTAAGCTTGCCGCCGCTTGTTTTGCCTCATCATACTCTATCTCGGCAACCTTTTTAGCATCAAAACTCGCATAGGCTTTTAAAGAATATTGGTCCCCTTGAGCGCAGGCCATCAGAAATCGTTCCAGTGATTCCGCCCGACAGGGAAAAAATATGTAATTTGATCCACTGTGGCTGAGCGAGGCGGTATATCGATCAGGCAAGTTTTTTTCCTGGATATAGTGCAAATCAAAGCGCAAACCGTTATCCAGGGTGTAACGCCATGCCGTATAGTGATAGGTCTCATCTTTTACCACTTCATCGGCCTTATAGCCGTTGATTATATCGCTAAAAGTTAATTCTCCATTTGCCAGCAGGCGCAGTGACTCTATATCCAAGGTGCGTTGGCTACCGGCTTCGTTTAACATAGGGGAAGCACCTGCCTTATCGGACAAGGTTAGCCCCCCGTCACCCACCACTTGTATGGTTGCTCCCTGGTTTTGCTGATCATCAGCCTTGGCGCTCGTTAAAGTCATCACGCCCAGTAAAATAACCAGCCCTGCGGCCAGAACCGAAATAGTCTTTAATGTCTTGGGGCGATTGATAATCATGCTAATTCTTGTCTTAATTCTGCTTTTCCCGTTTGCCATTGCTGTAGCCGTATTAAGAATGGCAACTTTCTTGTGACAGGCGTTAAACAAGATAAGGAGTGTATGACCATATTCAAGGCTTTCCTTTTCATCCAGGTAACGCAACACCCGGTCATCGCAGCTTAATTCGGAATCATCGCGGGAAGCCAGAGCCGCCATCCATACCAGGGGATTAAACCAGTAAATAATACAACAAATATTCCGAAGCAGAGAGAAAAGATTGTCTTTCTGTTTGAAGTGGCAAAGCTCATGCAGCAATACATGTCTTAGTATTGTCCTGTCTGTTTTGGCCTCCGGCGTGATGGCAATGTAAGAGCGAAACAGGCCGACCAGGCAAGGGGAAGTCAAGTGATGGGAAATAACAACCGGCAATGGAGTTTTTATCCCGACCTGCCGGCATAGGTCACGGTAGAAGGGGATCTGGTCAAATGATAGCTCTATAGCCGACTGGCGCAACCTGCGTAGGAATACCCTGTTCAGGATTAGCATGTATACAAACACAGCCAAAGCACCGATTACCCATAAGATAAACAGCATTTGGAACAAGTCGATTTTTTCTATATAACTAGTATTTTTTTCAGTTCTAACCTGTACCGCTGTGTTGCTTTGCGGCTCGGAATATGTCAGTGGCTCAATAAAAGGAGAAGAAAATGTTTGCAGATCCGATCCATGGGTTTCAACCGTTGTAATAGGCGGAGGTTGGATAATGTTCATAACACTGAATGGGCTGGAGATATTCAACGGGATCAGAAGCCGTATGAGTACCAAAATCCAAACCGCATATTGCCAGGTGGGTCGTAGTTTTCCCCTAAACACCATGCGCAATACCAGCAGTACGGCAATCAACAGGGATGAGGTCAAAGTAATTTGCAGTAAAAGGCGTAAAATATTCTCTATCATACTTGGCCGCCTTCCTTTGATTGTTTTGCTTCTTGAAGTGCTTTCATCAGTTCATCGATTTCTTCCTCGTCCAACTGCTCATTTTTTATCATGGTGGATACCATCAGGCCCAAGTTTCCGTTCCACAGTTTTCCTACAAAAGAACGGGTTTCCCCGGTCACGGCTTCATTGTAGTCCAGCAAAGGATAATAAAGCTGCGGATTGGCATCCTCCCTTCGCAATGCGTCCTTGGCTTCCATGCGCTTGAGAAAGGAAAAGATGTCATGTCTGGTCCAGCCGGTTTCCTCCTTAAGCGCATCTTCAATTTGGCGGCAGGAAAGGGGTGAGCTTTCCCAAAGGAGCCTCATAATCTTCCATTCCGCGTCTGAAAGGGTAACCTTCTTGCTTATCATGACCTCAGTCCTCCATTCTTATAATCTTTATATCTTCCTTGGTAATGGCACGGATATAGGGATTAATTGTCCGGTTTACCAAGCTGATTACCTCTTTTGCCGACAGATATACATAATTATGTCCTTGGTAGTCCCCAAAACTGCTGTAAGGCAGGGTTTGCACCGTAAAATCTTTTTCCGGGTCAAGCTGCATAACCTGGCGGGCGAACCATTGCATATCTCGCAGCGACAAATCGGTTTCCACATGCTGTTGAAAGATATCGGCAAATTCAGGAATTTTAGAAATGTTGGAACCGGTTAACAATTCATCAACCAAGGCCATAAGAAAATGCTGTTGTATTTCTATACGGCCTATGTCGGCGTTTATGTAATTCCTGTATCTCACCAACTGCAAAGCCTTGTTCCCATCCAAAATTTGCAAGCCCTTTTTAAGATGAATGTGCAAGTCCTGGGCCGGGTCATCCCAATTCATGTCTTGGGGAACAGAGAATTTCACTCCCCCTATGGCATCGACCAACTCTTTAAAAGCTTCAAGGTCTACCACAATATAGTAATGGGGTGAAAAACCCAATATGGATTTAATTTCTTCTTTTAATTGCTCCACGCCACCAACAGCATAGGCATCATTGATCTTTTTGGGATTTCGCGGCACATCCACCTGCGTGTCTCTTGGCACTGAGACAATATTGATCTTATGGCCGACAGTATCCAAGGAAACAACCATAATGGTGTCAGTGTGATAGCCGTCTTTGTCAGTTCCTATCACCAGAAATGTATAAAAGCCATCCTTGTAACCTTTGTCTGGCATAACCGGCCCGTCTCCGTTCTCCAAACTGGTCATACCATAGCCTTGGTTAAGTCCCGGTGGACGGTTGAAGTACGTCCCTATAACAAAACCAAGTGTAAAAAAAATTGCCAGTACAGATAAACCTATTATTAACAACAAGCGCAACTTCTTCCTGAATGAGCGATCTGGGAGATGGGGTGCGTTATGATTTTCCGAAGCTAAAACTGTTTTATTGCTAGAATGACCGAATCGACTCATGATAATAATCCTTTCAAATCAAATAAATGCAGATAATCAGCGTTTTTTGATTCTTTGTTATAAAAAATACACGCTCCATGGAGTAAAATAGCAGTAGGCAGATGCCTACTGCTATTTTACTCCTCTGTTTCCGTTTCTGTCAATGAATTTTGTAAGATGCAATAATAGTTTGTCGATGACAGGTACTGCCTATAGATAAAAGAAAAATCAACGCCGCCGTTTTCCTTTTCAAAAAATAGGATAGTGGAGGGTGTATTAAGTTTTAGAATGCGGCGGTATCAGGAGGTTGCCGCCGTGTTAAATCTGCATCGACATTATTCACCATTATGTGACCAATTAAAAAAAGCCTAAAGTGTATATGGAATAATTACAGCCTGCTGTGTGCTCACACACATTACACAATAGGAAATATATTCCTTTATGCTCGATTGGTTTTTATCCAGCCGGGCTTTTTTGCGTTTTATGGCAAATTATTTTTCGCATTTTGCCGTCTGCTTTGCCAAAATTTGGTTACCTGCCGTAGTAGTGGCGAAAGGGGAAGCAATCACCCGCCTTTGCGGACGCGAAGGGAGGTGAGAACATGAAGCCTCATTCCCACGAAGAACACAAGCGGCACACCTTTGACAGCTTTTGCAAAAAGATACTCAAGCATGAAGCCCGCGACTATTACGACGAGTTGAAAAGACGCAGAAAACATGAAATATCTTTGGACGAGCTGTCCGAAAAGGATTGGGAGCAGTTGGCCGTCATGGACGAGTATTTCAAGGATACATACAGCTTTCGCGTGTTGGGCCACGACATCACCGTGTCAGATGAACGCATAGGCGAAGCTCTGAAAGTCTTGCCAACGAACAAGCGCGACATTATCCTGCTGTCTTATTTCCTTGACATGACGGACAGGGAAATCGGGGAACTCTTGAACCTTGTCCGGCGTACCGTTGCCTATCGTCGGACAAGCACTTTGCGGGAATTAAAAAAATTCATGGAGGGAAAAGCGGATGAATAGCACACGAAACGCTAAAACCGGTAATACCGGCTTGCTTCCCTTTCCCCGTCATTGCGGCTGCGGCTGGCGGCGACATCAACGCAATCAACACCGTTCTAAAACACTACGAGGGGTATATTGCTGCATTGTCCACAAGGCAGCTTTACGACGAAAACGGCAATCCCCATCTGTGCGTAGACCCTGAAATGCGACGCAGACTGGGAACCAAACTCATAACCAAAATCCTGACGTTCAGGGTAGCTTAACCAAAGCCTGCTATGGGAGCGCGTTCCCCTTTCCACGCTCCCTGTGGCAGGCTTTTCATGCTTGCCATTCTACAAAAGTACATTCAACCTAATATGCTTTTGCAGGCTGACAAACGCCTTGCGTTCTTTGACAAAGAAAGCGCGGCAAAACATCGCGCAGCATAGGGCAAATCGGATACTTTCGGTCCATGCCGAGCCGGACGGCGGGTACGCCACGACTTCCCCAAGGGAACGAGCGATCACCACCCAGGCCGCAAAATGAGCGTGGCAGCTTGTGGGGCGACGACGCATGGGCCGGTACAATGATACTTCCGTCCAGCCACAGTCCGAGCGTTAAAAGCGTCGCAGGCAATGGGGATGGCCCGTCAGTATGGGGGGAGGTGAAATTCCTATGAGGGCGGTCAGCCGCCGTCCATCCGATAAGCCGTATAACGATGGAACCGTAAACAAAAACGCAGGTCAGGGGTGCGCTCGTTTGTGTGAGCACACGTCTCCAATCATGGTGCGCCCCTGTTGCCTGCATTGTAATTTTTGAGTAGAAGGAGCTGATGCGTTGCTGAAAAGCAATGAAGCATATAAGCTGATTTTTCAGGAATACCCGGATGTGGTCAATGTGGAGCAAATGTGTGAAATGCTTGGCGGTATCAGCACAAAAACCGCATACCGCCTTTTGCGGCAAAATCAGATTAAGCATTTCAAAATAGGGAGAACGTATAAAATCCCCAAGCTCCATATTTTTGAATACCTGGCGGTCGTGCAGGAATCCGATGCGTAAAACATCGCTCGCACCTTTGCAAGATATTTTGGAGCCTGCTACACTAAACCCGTCAATGGTAGGTGAATATGGACTGTTACTGATTTAAGGAGGCAAGAATTCATGGTAACAGGACACCTGCGAGAAAAAAATGGCTATTTCCAGATGATCCTCACCTATAAGGATATGAACGGAAAGCGCCAAACCAAGTCTGTCAGCACGGGACTTCCCGTCAAGGGGAATAAAAAGCGCGCCGAAGCGCTGCTTTGGAAAACCAGGCAAGAGTTTAATCCCGACACGGGAATGAGTGACAAAAACGCTTTGTTTGCCGACTTCCTAAAAAAATGGCTGCAGGAGGTTATCAACAGAGTGGACGCCGACACCTACGCCCTCTATGCGTACGATGCCAAAACCTTCATCATCCCTTACTTTAAGGATACCGCCGTTACGGTGGTGAAAATAAAGCCGGGGGACATCGAAGGCTACTATCAGTACGAGAGAACAGAAAAAAACGCTTTAAACACCGCCCTGCTCCAATATCACGAGGTCATCAAGGAAGCCTTGGCCTATGCCGTGGAGCTTGAATTAATTAGGGATAATCCGGCCGACAAGGTAAACCCGATTTCCGGCGAGGTGCGGATGCTGTTTACCGACTTCCTGCTGGAATGGCTGGAGATGATCAAGCACAATGTGGAAATGACCACCTACGCCTCTTACGCTGTTTGCATCAAGAGCTGTATTATTCCTTACTTTGAGGGCTTCAAGCTTACGTTGAAAGATGTAACGCCGAAGCACATCCAGGACTATTATCAGTACGAGCTGAACGAGAAAGGCTTAAGCGCCTGCACGGTGATCCACCGCCATGCCAACATTCGCAAGGCATTGCAGTACGCTTTCAAGGTGGGCCTGATCGCCTTTAACCCCGCCGACCGGATTGAGCGGCCCAAACCCGGGAAATTCGTAGCCAGTATTTATGATTCCAACGAATTGGAAGCCTTGTTCGCCGTCGTGAAAAACAAGCCGATAGAGCTGGCCGTTATCTTGGGCGCGTTTTACGGACTGCGCCGCAGTGAAATCGTCGGGCTGAAATGGGACGCGATTGACTTTGGAAAAAAGACGCTGACCATCAAGCACACCGTAACCGAGGTAAGGGTGGACGGAAAAGCCATCATCGTGGAAAAGGACCGGACCAAAACCAAGTCCAGCCACCGTACCCTGCCGCTGGTAGAGCCCTTTGAAAAGCTTCTCCGGCGGCTGAAGGAAGAGCAGGAGCGCAATCAAAAAGTATGTGGAAAAACCTATTGCCGTGAGTATATCGGCTACATCTACGTGAACGAGTTGGGAGAACGGATCAAGCCGGGCTATATCACCCAGAATTTCGCGCTCACGCTGAAAAACCACGGCCTCAAAAAAATCCGCTTTCACGACCTGCGCCATAGCTGCGCCAGTTTGTTGTACGCCAACGGAGTCAGTCTGAAAGAGATCCAGGAGTGGCTGGGGCACAGTGATATTTCCACCACCTCGAACATCTACACCCACCTGGATTTCAGTTCCAAGGTCGCTTCGGCCAACGCCATCATCGGCATATATCCCTCCTGACATCCCTCCAAAGCGGGCGGAATGCCAGGTAAAAAGGGAGATGAGAGCACTGCGAATATGCTCTAAAATGTATTATGTAACGGTATGCGGGACGGCAAACAGAAGGTATCGCCAGAAAAGAAAAAAGCCCTCAAATCCGCTTGTGTCGCGGCT
This genomic interval from Pelotomaculum schinkii contains the following:
- a CDS encoding helix-turn-helix domain-containing protein, translating into MAAAAGGDINAINTVLKHYEGYIAALSTRQLYDENGNPHLCVDPEMRRRLGTKLITKILTFRVA
- a CDS encoding LCP family protein, whose translation is MLLIIGLSVLAIFFTLGFVIGTYFNRPPGLNQGYGMTSLENGDGPVMPDKGYKDGFYTFLVIGTDKDGYHTDTIMVVSLDTVGHKINIVSVPRDTQVDVPRNPKKINDAYAVGGVEQLKEEIKSILGFSPHYYIVVDLEAFKELVDAIGGVKFSVPQDMNWDDPAQDLHIHLKKGLQILDGNKALQLVRYRNYINADIGRIEIQQHFLMALVDELLTGSNISKIPEFADIFQQHVETDLSLRDMQWFARQVMQLDPEKDFTVQTLPYSSFGDYQGHNYVYLSAKEVISLVNRTINPYIRAITKEDIKIIRMED
- a CDS encoding RNA polymerase sigma factor, with translation MKPHSHEEHKRHTFDSFCKKILKHEARDYYDELKRRRKHEISLDELSEKDWEQLAVMDEYFKDTYSFRVLGHDITVSDERIGEALKVLPTNKRDIILLSYFLDMTDREIGELLNLVRRTVAYRRTSTLRELKKFMEGKADE
- a CDS encoding helix-turn-helix domain-containing protein, whose product is MLKSNEAYKLIFQEYPDVVNVEQMCEMLGGISTKTAYRLLRQNQIKHFKIGRTYKIPKLHIFEYLAVVQESDA
- a CDS encoding BlaI/MecI/CopY family transcriptional regulator produces the protein MISKKVTLSDAEWKIMRLLWESSPLSCRQIEDALKEETGWTRHDIFSFLKRMEAKDALRREDANPQLYYPLLDYNEAVTGETRSFVGKLWNGNLGLMVSTMIKNEQLDEEEIDELMKALQEAKQSKEGGQV
- a CDS encoding tyrosine-type recombinase/integrase, translating into MVTGHLREKNGYFQMILTYKDMNGKRQTKSVSTGLPVKGNKKRAEALLWKTRQEFNPDTGMSDKNALFADFLKKWLQEVINRVDADTYALYAYDAKTFIIPYFKDTAVTVVKIKPGDIEGYYQYERTEKNALNTALLQYHEVIKEALAYAVELELIRDNPADKVNPISGEVRMLFTDFLLEWLEMIKHNVEMTTYASYAVCIKSCIIPYFEGFKLTLKDVTPKHIQDYYQYELNEKGLSACTVIHRHANIRKALQYAFKVGLIAFNPADRIERPKPGKFVASIYDSNELEALFAVVKNKPIELAVILGAFYGLRRSEIVGLKWDAIDFGKKTLTIKHTVTEVRVDGKAIIVEKDRTKTKSSHRTLPLVEPFEKLLRRLKEEQERNQKVCGKTYCREYIGYIYVNELGERIKPGYITQNFALTLKNHGLKKIRFHDLRHSCASLLYANGVSLKEIQEWLGHSDISTTSNIYTHLDFSSKVASANAIIGIYPS
- a CDS encoding M56 family metallopeptidase produces the protein MIENILRLLLQITLTSSLLIAVLLVLRMVFRGKLRPTWQYAVWILVLIRLLIPLNISSPFSVMNIIQPPPITTVETHGSDLQTFSSPFIEPLTYSEPQSNTAVQVRTEKNTSYIEKIDLFQMLFILWVIGALAVFVYMLILNRVFLRRLRQSAIELSFDQIPFYRDLCRQVGIKTPLPVVISHHLTSPCLVGLFRSYIAITPEAKTDRTILRHVLLHELCHFKQKDNLFSLLRNICCIIYWFNPLVWMAALASRDDSELSCDDRVLRYLDEKESLEYGHTLLILFNACHKKVAILNTATAMANGKSRIKTRISMIINRPKTLKTISVLAAGLVILLGVMTLTSAKADDQQNQGATIQVVGDGGLTLSDKAGASPMLNEAGSQRTLDIESLRLLANGELTFSDIINGYKADEVVKDETYHYTAWRYTLDNGLRFDLHYIQEKNLPDRYTASLSHSGSNYIFFPCRAESLERFLMACAQGDQYSLKAYASFDAKKVAEIEYDEAKQAAASLRVFDEGRIYTLDESGLFGRVCWSPDSVYGAFINMKTLDGKSGRDYCAYLYDSQNHQFYRLVNPKTVLAAFNERGIFDQEVSGIYLRPRIQWSPDGKKLLLSCYPAINGNHIVAYLVYNVAQNAVEDIVMQEVPKTLDEALSWEW